The bacterium genome includes a window with the following:
- a CDS encoding DUF2723 domain-containing protein, with amino-acid sequence MRKKSGGQKKRKWKVHLKIPKFLIPRDEPIVPKVFNLIDYAGGIVVFFICWAVYLHTLTPTIGFHDSGDMVTAAYVLGIPHPTGYPLYCLLGKLWMTILPIGNIAYRMNLASALCASLACMMVYFIILKVGSMKCEVRSEENKLILHLSFLIPAIVGALMLAFATTFWEQAVIAEKYTLNALFATLLIFILLKWAEVGSTEQKNQKSKIKNQKYLYLFAFTLGLSFTHHMQTIYLVPASIFFVIVVSWKKWRQENPTRKPYLWVLSIDYSLLIKLFCLFILPVFLYLYLPIRASTHPVYNWGDPSTFERLIAHLTAEEYRERYFASTQLLQRLVKHTITFFPLQFSSYFVIISLMGLTFCLSRQRLFFIFLSLICSANAFYSIHYTILNIKDYYIPSYMIMSIWIGYGFIEISKLVVKLLPNYIYSLYVVIIILCPVFLFKSHYFQNDKHKYYFAYDCGMNIMAPLESKSIIFLKGDAVLFPYCYLQYIERKRQDLISIFSYLDKDWYIEEIKRKYPKLSVSEIKSPSTNEQLYQIKASEIITQNIDTYPIYALMDEFIPQGFSKIPAGIFYRVIRSKDEQTFISHINEVRFNLRGIHDKEIYQQDWSAKDDVILNYANSYNNLGLLYLQKGEFLLAIREFKKAIKVNPNDALIHTNLAKAYLQINNIERGVIEFQKASKLNPNNITLHNYLGSLYAQKGRYKEAIRELKQVIKMDINNIKAHQNLACVYYSQGKYSEAEKECNLILKINPENTYIKQMFQTISIKIEGGDKNG; translated from the coding sequence ATGAGAAAGAAAAGTGGAGGGCAGAAAAAGAGGAAATGGAAGGTTCATCTTAAAATTCCAAAGTTTCTTATCCCAAGGGATGAGCCAATCGTTCCAAAAGTATTTAATCTGATAGATTACGCAGGTGGGATAGTGGTATTTTTTATCTGCTGGGCAGTGTATCTACACACACTTACTCCTACGATTGGATTTCATGATTCAGGGGATATGGTCACAGCGGCTTATGTTTTGGGCATTCCACATCCAACAGGTTATCCGTTGTATTGTCTACTTGGCAAACTATGGATGACTATTCTACCGATAGGAAACATTGCCTATCGGATGAATTTAGCCTCTGCCTTATGTGCCTCTTTGGCATGTATGATGGTGTATTTTATCATCTTAAAGGTAGGAAGTATGAAGTGTGAAGTAAGAAGTGAGGAAAATAAACTCATCCTTCATCTTTCATTCCTCATCCCTGCGATAGTTGGAGCATTGATGCTTGCCTTTGCTACCACTTTCTGGGAACAAGCAGTAATTGCAGAGAAGTACACATTAAACGCTCTGTTTGCCACGCTCTTAATCTTCATCCTCCTAAAGTGGGCAGAAGTAGGAAGTACGGAGCAAAAAAATCAAAAATCAAAAATCAAAAATCAAAAATATCTTTACCTCTTCGCTTTCACCCTTGGCTTATCTTTTACCCATCACATGCAAACAATTTACTTAGTCCCAGCAAGCATATTCTTTGTCATAGTCGTGTCCTGGAAGAAATGGAGGCAAGAAAATCCAACTCGAAAACCTTACCTCTGGGTGCTCTCGATTGACTACTCACTACTTATCAAACTATTTTGCTTATTCATCTTGCCAGTGTTTCTATACCTATATCTACCAATTCGAGCATCTACCCACCCAGTGTATAATTGGGGTGATCCAAGTACTTTTGAAAGATTAATCGCTCATTTAACCGCAGAAGAATATAGAGAAAGATATTTTGCTTCTACTCAACTTCTTCAACGATTAGTAAAACATACAATTACATTTTTTCCACTTCAGTTTAGTAGTTATTTTGTAATAATTAGTTTGATGGGATTAACATTTTGTCTTTCAAGACAACGCTTATTCTTTATATTTTTATCCTTAATATGTAGTGCTAATGCTTTTTATTCCATTCATTATACCATTCTTAATATTAAAGATTATTATATTCCATCATATATGATTATGAGTATATGGATTGGTTATGGCTTTATAGAGATAAGTAAATTAGTTGTTAAACTTTTACCTAACTATATTTATTCATTATATGTTGTTATCATAATTTTATGTCCAGTTTTTCTATTTAAATCTCATTATTTCCAGAATGATAAACATAAGTATTATTTTGCTTATGATTGTGGAATGAATATTATGGCTCCATTAGAATCAAAGAGTATTATCTTTTTAAAGGGGGATGCTGTCCTTTTCCCATATTGTTACCTTCAATATATTGAGAGAAAAAGGCAAGACTTAATTTCTATCTTTAGTTATCTTGATAAAGATTGGTACATAGAAGAGATTAAAAGGAAATATCCTAAATTGAGCGTTTCTGAAATAAAATCACCTTCTACTAACGAACAATTATATCAGATAAAGGCTAGTGAAATCATTACTCAAAATATTGATACTTATCCAATTTATGCATTAATGGATGAATTTATACCCCAAGGATTCTCCAAGATTCCAGCGGGTATATTTTATCGAGTAATAAGAAGTAAAGATGAACAAACATTTATTTCGCATATTAATGAAGTAAGATTTAATCTTAGAGGTATTCACGATAAAGAAATATATCAACAAGATTGGAGTGCAAAGGATGATGTAATATTAAATTATGCCAATAGTTATAATAACTTGGGGCTATTATATCTTCAAAAGGGGGAATTTTTACTCGCAATCCGTGAATTTAAGAAAGCAATTAAGGTAAATCCAAACGATGCATTAATTCATACTAATTTAGCCAAAGCTTATCTTCAGATAAATAATATTGAAAGGGGTGTCATTGAATTTCAAAAAGCATCAAAATTGAATCCTAATAATATCACATTACATAATTATTTAGGAAGTCTTTATGCTCAAAAAGGAAGATACAAGGAAGCTATAAGAGAACTTAAACAAGTAATTAAGATGGATATAAATAACATTAAAGCACACCAAAATTTAGCCTGTGTGTATTACAGCCAAGGCAAATATTCTGAGGCAGAAAAAGAATGTAATTTAATTTTAAAAATTAATCCTGAAAATACATATATTAAACAAATGTTTCAGACAATATCAATTAAAATTGAAGGAGGAGATAAAAATGGATAA
- a CDS encoding PorV/PorQ family protein translates to MKRFVSLMVGVAVLLAGSYVLAGSPGSKGAVFLKLGQGARANGMGESFCAVADDINALYWNPAGIAQIEQRQCTFMYSDWLAEIKYNYLAYVHPAQIMGGIMGGAITLLDSGSIDKYGAAANPEGNYDGKDMALAVSYAREIKGNCSLGATVKYIQMKIDTEKSTGFGLDVGCLYKPQVENLTLGMVVQNFGPKLKAFVSEKDALPLNFKVGGAYKLLDKALTLSLDVNFPSDNDTNFNLGAEYWFKEIVALRAGYKTLTKDELKSSDLTFGAGFRLPGTGIGLDYAYCDYGDLDDTHRVSLVTKF, encoded by the coding sequence ATGAAAAGGTTTGTAAGTTTAATGGTAGGGGTAGCAGTTTTGCTGGCAGGTAGTTATGTCCTGGCGGGTTCGCCTGGAAGTAAAGGAGCGGTGTTTTTAAAATTAGGCCAGGGGGCAAGGGCTAATGGTATGGGTGAATCATTTTGTGCGGTAGCAGATGATATTAACGCCCTCTATTGGAATCCAGCCGGGATTGCTCAGATTGAACAAAGACAATGTACCTTTATGTACTCAGATTGGCTGGCAGAGATAAAATACAATTACTTAGCCTATGTCCATCCTGCTCAAATAATGGGTGGAATTATGGGTGGAGCGATTACCCTATTAGATTCGGGAAGTATAGACAAATATGGTGCGGCTGCCAATCCAGAAGGTAACTATGATGGTAAAGATATGGCATTAGCAGTTTCCTATGCCAGAGAGATAAAGGGGAACTGCTCATTAGGGGCAACAGTAAAATACATCCAGATGAAGATCGATACCGAAAAATCTACCGGCTTTGGTTTAGATGTTGGTTGTTTATATAAACCTCAAGTTGAAAATCTCACTTTAGGAATGGTAGTGCAGAATTTTGGCCCTAAATTAAAGGCATTTGTGAGTGAAAAAGATGCATTACCATTAAATTTCAAGGTAGGTGGTGCCTATAAATTATTAGATAAGGCATTGACCTTAAGTCTGGATGTTAATTTCCCTTCAGATAATGATACGAATTTTAACCTTGGAGCAGAATACTGGTTCAAAGAAATAGTAGCACTTCGAGCTGGATACAAAACACTAACTAAAGATGAATTAAAATCCTCAGATTTAACCTTTGGAGCAGGATTTAGATTACCAGGCACAGGCATAGGACTTGATTATGCCTATTGTGATTATGGTGATCTGGATGATACGCACCGAGTGTCATTAGTGACAAAGTTTTAA
- a CDS encoding right-handed parallel beta-helix repeat-containing protein — protein MDKKMKWVVYLLLVIGVSFKLETVEAMEVSGTQSGIWNLGGSPYIITATVTVPSGETLVIEPRVEVKFATNTALIVYGTLNASGAERGTITFTSFSSPTPGYWQGVEFNGTNAKGTISHCEISYAKQAVYLKNVWEIVITYNSIHGNKGNDGITGSSGSIGCGIYLLGSKNNLIGTNTISNNVGGQGGAGFDFYSGGAGGIGCGIYLSSSTNNTILGNVISQNTGGQGGGGGFNGDGGIGGIGAGTYLLSSTGNIISGNTISDNTGGQGGSGNGLGMGGIGGVGTGIYLSSSTGNTISGNTTSDNIGGQGGSGGASSSGGIGGVGAGIYLLSSTGNTILDNIISDNIGGQGGPGGGYWGSGGTGGIGVGIYLSSSTGNTISGNTTSDNIGGQGGPGAEAGYEGISGQGYGLYIDSNSYNNTIFPSNTYNGELIHYYYGITTSTTIEYQTLTLAGSGSTNLGRIVLINCSNFTIRYNYIVGGIGENGKVGRPGVPGGIGAAIYLLFSTGNTISNNTILHNIGGQGGAGALGYQGSTGAGGIGTGIYLLFSTGNTISNNTISHNIGGQGGRAGGAYGSSGGIGGVGTGIYLSSSTGNTISGNTTSDNIGGQGGAAGVPCGDGGTGEVGSGIYLISSDDNNITYNTLRYNRGGDPAGNGVGIYCKSSEISPLIYNNIYNNQTYNLQTDGTQTAEYNWWGQHPPATSTFSGNIDYEPWLSEGPPANITLILPISGSVGTIVTISGIDYKVTEVIRIDFGTTQTIVLTSTDSLGQFNTTFTVGTQPYGTKTVKATGLSSGKSAETIFFVIPRIFMITPSLGTVGTLITVEGAGFDATEGICINFGTTPTIAYTTTNFYGAFSAVFTIDTQPYGITTITGRGMVSGNMDRCPFIILPNIGFINPTSGTIGSIVTVMGNGFGATELIRIEFGTTPTITLATTNAFGGFEVIFTVDSQPIGTTTITAYGLMTDIYAQTTFYILPTTLLKITPAIQNIAVNSTFTAYVEIEDVTELRVAELHLSFNPNILQVIEIGTGTFPPEGWVLQNKYDNTKGEIDYSVGLISGSATGSGILCQIKFKAILGGTSSVIFDFDSQHNRMTRLRKPGSIDIPFNTHSALYYVITSISVFPKDKVVKADEVINYNCVAYCSGLELDVTGSTTFTTSGGGSFTLNTFSAYYIGTYTIKGEYLGFIGTTSIIITPGTPTTLHYISGNNQVNTCTFTLKDPFIVKVVDKYNNPCSGVDVEWKIISSPPGSIDYSISPTKTTTNIQGTTSSFLTLGTEPPGTYTIQAISVGLTGSPCTFTAYSLRRFGNIAGFCLLNLGTSTLGTCSDIQVRIVEIGTTTMTNNNSYFFFGKIPVGTYTLTFDTWGASPASKTNIYISPTQFEDTSYIGTMTLLAGDITNDGKVNIDDWPGFVDAYGDYKGNPEGNWERNKEGDFNHDEQVNSLDFEIFGDNFGKQQIKAKIAKLTPMPAKTKKTEGRIELSFNLETLEGVDIDELRVGNIIYLKIYVRDAKDYLGGEIHLSFNPKVLQVIDADNSKDGIQIQPGDFPRGSVKHQADILKNEVDNSSGKIDYAVVVWEPEIDDEGLLATVPFRVISCDVYSKVNFEFDDEENRETKFIERIGQEQSIDQRPAVLDDEITIKVPAVFNNLEGALVYPNPAYKGQEVTFTQITTDKQVTLRIYNIAGELVIEKQKDNINDSQIKWNLKNKDNEDVASGIYIYFLKDELGSVKKGKIGVIK, from the coding sequence ATGGATAAAAAGATGAAATGGGTGGTTTATTTATTATTAGTAATAGGAGTCTCGTTTAAATTAGAAACTGTGGAAGCTATGGAGGTGAGTGGCACTCAAAGTGGTATTTGGAATCTTGGAGGTAGTCCCTACATAATTACGGCTACTGTTACTGTGCCTTCTGGTGAAACACTTGTTATCGAGCCAAGAGTAGAAGTAAAGTTTGCAACTAATACAGCGTTGATAGTGTATGGTACCTTAAATGCTTCTGGGGCAGAGAGAGGAACTATTACCTTTACTAGTTTTTCCTCTCCTACACCTGGATATTGGCAAGGAGTTGAATTTAATGGAACAAATGCGAAAGGGACAATTAGTCATTGTGAAATTAGCTATGCTAAGCAAGCAGTGTATTTAAAAAATGTATGGGAAATTGTAATTACTTATAATTCTATTCATGGAAATAAAGGAAATGATGGAATTACTGGTTCGTCAGGTAGTATAGGTTGTGGAATATACCTTTTAGGATCAAAAAATAATCTCATTGGTACAAATACTATCTCCAACAACGTAGGTGGTCAAGGAGGTGCAGGCTTTGACTTTTACTCTGGAGGGGCAGGTGGTATAGGCTGCGGGATATACCTCTCATCATCAACAAATAACACCATCTTAGGAAATGTAATCTCACAAAATACAGGCGGCCAAGGAGGAGGAGGCGGTTTTAATGGTGATGGTGGTATAGGTGGTATAGGTGCGGGAACATATCTTTTATCTTCTACAGGAAATATCATCTCAGGTAATACTATATCAGATAATACAGGTGGTCAAGGGGGATCTGGAAATGGTTTAGGTATGGGTGGTATAGGTGGTGTAGGTACAGGAATATATCTTTCATCTTCTACAGGAAATACCATTTCAGGTAATACCACATCAGATAATATAGGGGGACAAGGAGGGTCAGGTGGTGCTAGTAGTTCTGGTGGTATAGGTGGTGTAGGTGCGGGAATATATCTTTTATCCTCTACAGGGAATACTATCTTAGATAATATCATATCAGATAATATAGGGGGGCAAGGAGGACCAGGAGGCGGATACTGGGGTAGTGGTGGTACAGGTGGTATAGGTGTGGGAATATATCTTTCATCTTCTACAGGAAATACCATTTCAGGTAATACCACATCAGATAATATAGGGGGACAAGGAGGACCAGGTGCTGAAGCTGGTTACGAAGGGATATCTGGTCAAGGATATGGTCTCTACATTGACTCAAATAGCTACAATAATACCATCTTTCCTTCCAATACCTATAATGGTGAACTAATTCATTATTATTATGGAATTACTACTTCAACTACTATTGAGTATCAAACTTTGACTCTTGCTGGTTCTGGTTCAACAAATCTCGGTCGAATTGTATTAATTAATTGTTCAAATTTTACTATCCGATATAATTATATCGTTGGAGGAATCGGAGAAAATGGAAAAGTAGGCCGCCCTGGTGTTCCAGGTGGAATAGGTGCTGCCATATATCTTTTATTCTCTACAGGAAATACTATATCAAATAATACTATATTACATAACATAGGTGGTCAAGGAGGAGCAGGTGCGCTGGGCTATCAAGGTTCTACTGGTGCAGGTGGTATAGGTACTGGTATATATCTTTTATTCTCTACAGGAAATACTATATCAAATAATACTATATCACATAATATAGGTGGTCAAGGAGGAAGAGCTGGAGGAGCGTATGGTAGTTCTGGTGGTATAGGTGGTGTAGGTACAGGAATATATCTTTCATCATCTACAGGAAATACCATTTCAGGTAATACCACATCAGATAATATAGGCGGGCAAGGAGGAGCAGCAGGAGTCCCATGTGGTGATGGTGGTACAGGAGAAGTAGGTAGTGGAATTTACTTAATTTCGTCGGATGATAATAACATTACCTATAATACTCTCAGATATAACCGAGGTGGCGATCCAGCTGGTAATGGAGTAGGTATTTATTGTAAATCTTCAGAAATTTCTCCACTTATCTATAATAATATCTATAATAACCAAACATATAATCTACAAACAGATGGGACTCAGACAGCAGAATATAATTGGTGGGGACAACATCCACCTGCTACTTCGACATTTTCTGGTAATATTGATTATGAGCCTTGGTTATCAGAAGGACCTCCAGCAAATATTACTTTGATTTTGCCTATTTCTGGCTCTGTAGGAACAATAGTAACGATAAGTGGAATAGATTATAAAGTGACTGAAGTGATAAGGATAGATTTTGGCACTACCCAAACCATTGTTTTGACTTCTACTGATAGTTTAGGGCAATTTAATACCACTTTTACCGTTGGCACCCAACCTTATGGCACTAAAACGGTGAAGGCGACAGGTTTGAGTTCAGGTAAGAGTGCTGAAACTATATTTTTTGTCATTCCACGAATATTTATGATTACGCCATCACTGGGAACAGTAGGAACTCTTATCACTGTAGAAGGTGCTGGATTTGACGCAACAGAGGGTATCTGTATTAACTTTGGCACTACGCCTACAATTGCCTACACCACTACTAATTTCTACGGAGCATTTTCTGCCGTATTTACTATAGATACCCAACCTTATGGCATTACGACTATTACAGGTAGAGGGATGGTAAGTGGTAATATGGATAGATGTCCCTTTATCATCCTGCCAAATATTGGCTTTATTAACCCTACTTCTGGGACTATCGGTTCTATTGTCACCGTAATGGGTAATGGCTTTGGGGCAACTGAATTAATCAGGATTGAGTTTGGGACTACTCCGACTATTACTTTAGCTACTACTAATGCCTTCGGTGGATTTGAGGTAATATTTACCGTCGATAGCCAGCCAATTGGAACGACAACTATTACGGCTTATGGTTTGATGACCGATATTTATGCTCAGACAACCTTTTATATCCTCCCAACCACTCTTTTGAAAATTACACCTGCCATACAGAATATTGCGGTTAATTCAACATTTACCGCTTATGTGGAAATAGAGGATGTAACAGAATTAAGAGTAGCAGAATTACATCTTAGTTTTAACCCCAATATCCTTCAGGTAATTGAAATAGGCACAGGAACATTTCCACCAGAGGGTTGGGTACTCCAGAATAAATATGATAATACTAAAGGTGAGATAGATTATAGCGTTGGGCTAATTTCTGGCTCTGCTACTGGTTCGGGAATACTTTGTCAGATAAAATTTAAAGCTATCCTGGGTGGAACCTCAAGTGTTATCTTTGATTTTGATTCGCAACACAATCGGATGACAAGATTAAGAAAGCCAGGAAGTATAGATATTCCATTTAATACTCACTCTGCCCTCTATTATGTTATTACCTCTATCTCTGTTTTCCCAAAGGATAAAGTGGTCAAGGCAGATGAGGTAATTAATTATAACTGCGTGGCATATTGTAGTGGTTTAGAACTTGATGTTACTGGCTCTACTACTTTTACTACATCGGGTGGTGGTTCATTTACCCTTAATACCTTTTCTGCCTATTACATCGGCACATATACCATCAAAGGGGAATATCTTGGGTTTATTGGCACTACCTCTATCATTATCACCCCTGGCACTCCAACTACCCTCCATTATATCTCTGGAAATAACCAGGTTAATACCTGCACCTTTACTTTAAAAGACCCATTTATAGTTAAGGTAGTGGATAAATATAATAATCCTTGCTCTGGGGTAGATGTAGAATGGAAAATTATCTCTTCGCCGCCCGGGTCAATAGATTATTCTATCTCTCCAACTAAAACGACTACCAACATTCAAGGCACAACATCTTCCTTTCTTACCTTAGGCACAGAACCACCAGGCACATATACCATCCAGGCTATTTCGGTAGGATTAACTGGCTCTCCCTGCACTTTTACTGCCTATTCATTGAGAAGATTTGGTAATATAGCAGGGTTTTGCTTGCTTAATTTAGGGACTTCGACATTGGGTACCTGCTCAGATATTCAAGTTAGGATTGTAGAAATTGGGACGACTACAATGACTAATAATAATTCTTACTTCTTTTTTGGGAAGATTCCTGTAGGAACCTACACCCTTACCTTTGATACCTGGGGGGCATCTCCTGCGAGTAAAACTAATATTTATATCAGTCCAACCCAATTTGAGGATACCAGTTACATCGGCACAATGACCTTATTGGCAGGGGATATAACTAATGATGGTAAGGTAAATATTGACGATTGGCCTGGGTTTGTTGATGCCTACGGAGATTATAAAGGTAACCCTGAAGGTAATTGGGAAAGAAATAAAGAGGGTGATTTTAATCATGATGAGCAGGTTAATTCATTAGATTTTGAAATCTTTGGAGATAATTTTGGGAAACAGCAAATAAAGGCTAAAATAGCAAAATTAACTCCGATGCCGGCTAAAACTAAAAAGACTGAAGGCAGAATAGAATTGTCATTTAATCTTGAGACACTTGAAGGAGTAGATATTGATGAACTGCGGGTGGGGAATATTATCTATCTGAAAATATATGTTCGCGATGCCAAAGACTATCTTGGTGGTGAGATTCACTTATCTTTTAATCCAAAGGTATTACAGGTAATAGATGCGGATAACAGCAAAGATGGTATCCAGATTCAACCGGGGGATTTCCCACGGGGTTCAGTGAAACATCAGGCTGATATTCTGAAGAATGAAGTAGATAATTCATCAGGTAAGATTGATTATGCGGTCGTAGTCTGGGAGCCAGAGATAGATGATGAAGGATTATTAGCTACCGTGCCATTCAGGGTCATTTCTTGTGATGTCTATTCTAAAGTTAATTTTGAGTTTGATGATGAAGAAAACCGGGAAACAAAGTTTATCGAAAGAATTGGTCAGGAACAATCTATTGACCAGCGACCTGCGGTATTAGATGATGAAATAACTATCAAAGTGCCAGCGGTATTTAATAATTTAGAGGGTGCTTTGGTCTATCCTAATCCTGCTTATAAAGGGCAAGAGGTAACCTTTACTCAGATTACCACGGATAAACAGGTGACCTTAAGAATATATAACATAGCCGGTGAATTAGTCATTGAGAAACAAAAAGATAACATCAATGATAGCCAGATTAAATGGAATTTAAAGAATAAAGATAACGAAGATGTTGCTTCGGGTATTTACATCTATTTCTTAAAGGATGAACTCGGCTCGGTTAAGAAAGGTAAGATTGGGGTGATAAAGTAA